From the Pseudomonas putida genome, one window contains:
- a CDS encoding glycosyltransferase yields MSSRKFGLNLVVVLAIAALFTGFWALINRPVSAPAWPEQISGFSYSPFRLGESPQKGQYPSDDEIRQDLEQMNKLTDNIRIYTVEGTQAEIPRLAEEFGLRVTLGIWISKDLERNEREIEKGIELANHSRSVVRVVVGNEALFREEVTPEELIQYLDRVRAAVKVPVTTSEQWHIWKEHPELAKHVDLIAAHILPYWEFVPMKDSVQFVLDRARELRHQFSHKPLLLSEVGWPSNGRMRGGADATQADQAIYLRTLVNTLNRRGYNYFVIEAYDQPWKANDEGSVGAYWGVYNAERQQKFNFEGPVVAIPQWRALAVASVVLAMIALAVLLIDGSALRQRGRTFLTFITFLCGSVLVWIAYDYSQQYSTWFSLTVGVLLALGALGVFIVLMTEAHELAEAVWIHKRRREFLPVQGDSAYRPKVSVHVPCYNEPPEMVKQTLDALAALDYPDYEVLVIDNNTKDPAVWEPLKAHCEKLGERFKFFHVAPLAGFKGGALNYLIPHTAKDAEVIAVIDSDYCVDRNWLKHMVPHFADPKIAVVQSPQDYRDQHESAFKKLCYSEYKGFFHIGMVTRNDRDAIIQHGTMTMTRRSVLEELGWAEWCICEDAELGLRVFEKGLSAAYAHNSYGKGLMPDTFIDFKKQRFRWAYGAIQIIKHHASALLRGKGSELTRGQRYHFLAGWLPWVADGMNIFFTVGALLWSAAMIIVPHRVDPPLMIFAIPPLALFFFKVGKIIFLYRRAVGVNLKDAFAAALAGLALSHTIAKAVLYGFFTSSMPFFRTPKNADSHGLLVAISEAREELFIMLLLWGAALGIFLVQGLPSSDMRFWVAMLLVQSLPYVAALVMAFLSSLPKPAEKAVETQQA; encoded by the coding sequence ATGTCATCTCGCAAATTCGGCCTCAACCTGGTGGTGGTCCTGGCCATCGCCGCGCTGTTCACCGGGTTCTGGGCGTTGATCAATCGCCCAGTCTCCGCACCTGCCTGGCCGGAACAGATCTCCGGTTTCTCGTATTCGCCGTTCCGCCTTGGGGAAAGTCCGCAAAAGGGCCAGTACCCCAGCGATGACGAGATACGCCAGGACCTGGAGCAGATGAACAAGCTCACCGACAACATCCGCATCTATACCGTCGAGGGCACCCAGGCCGAGATCCCACGGCTGGCCGAGGAATTCGGCCTGCGGGTGACCCTGGGCATCTGGATCAGCAAGGACCTGGAGCGCAACGAACGCGAGATCGAAAAAGGCATCGAGCTGGCCAACCACTCACGCAGTGTGGTGCGGGTGGTGGTCGGCAACGAAGCGCTGTTTCGCGAAGAAGTCACGCCCGAAGAGCTGATCCAGTACCTCGATCGCGTACGTGCCGCCGTCAAGGTGCCGGTCACCACCAGCGAGCAGTGGCATATCTGGAAGGAACACCCGGAACTGGCCAAGCATGTCGACCTGATCGCCGCGCACATTCTGCCGTACTGGGAATTCGTGCCGATGAAAGACTCGGTGCAGTTCGTCCTCGACCGCGCCCGCGAACTGCGCCACCAGTTCTCGCACAAGCCGCTGCTGCTTTCGGAAGTCGGCTGGCCAAGCAATGGCCGCATGCGCGGCGGCGCCGACGCCACCCAGGCCGACCAGGCGATCTACCTGCGCACCTTGGTCAACACCCTGAATCGCCGAGGCTACAACTACTTCGTCATCGAGGCCTATGACCAGCCGTGGAAGGCCAACGACGAAGGCTCGGTAGGCGCCTACTGGGGCGTGTACAACGCCGAGCGCCAGCAGAAGTTCAACTTCGAGGGGCCGGTGGTGGCGATCCCGCAGTGGCGGGCACTGGCGGTGGCCTCGGTGGTCCTTGCGATGATCGCCCTGGCCGTGCTGCTGATCGACGGCTCGGCCCTGCGCCAGCGCGGCCGCACCTTCCTGACCTTCATCACCTTCCTGTGCGGGTCGGTGCTGGTGTGGATCGCCTATGACTACAGCCAGCAATACAGCACCTGGTTCAGCCTGACTGTCGGCGTACTACTGGCGCTCGGTGCACTCGGCGTGTTCATCGTGCTGATGACCGAGGCCCACGAACTGGCCGAAGCCGTGTGGATTCACAAGCGCCGCCGCGAATTCCTGCCGGTGCAGGGCGACAGCGCCTACCGGCCCAAGGTGTCGGTGCACGTGCCGTGCTACAACGAGCCGCCGGAGATGGTCAAACAGACCCTCGATGCCCTCGCCGCACTGGATTACCCGGACTATGAAGTGCTGGTGATCGACAACAACACCAAGGACCCGGCCGTGTGGGAGCCGCTCAAGGCCCACTGCGAGAAGCTCGGCGAGCGCTTCAAGTTCTTCCACGTTGCGCCCCTGGCCGGCTTCAAGGGCGGCGCGTTGAACTACCTGATCCCGCACACCGCCAAAGACGCCGAAGTGATCGCGGTGATCGACTCGGACTACTGCGTCGACCGCAACTGGCTCAAGCACATGGTGCCGCACTTCGCCGACCCGAAGATCGCCGTGGTGCAGTCGCCACAAGACTACCGCGACCAGCACGAAAGTGCCTTCAAGAAGCTCTGCTACAGCGAATACAAGGGTTTCTTCCACATCGGCATGGTCACCCGCAACGACCGTGACGCGATCATCCAGCACGGCACCATGACCATGACCCGGCGCAGCGTGCTGGAAGAACTGGGCTGGGCCGAGTGGTGCATCTGCGAGGACGCCGAACTGGGCCTGCGGGTGTTCGAGAAGGGCCTGTCAGCCGCCTACGCTCACAACAGCTACGGCAAGGGCCTGATGCCAGACACCTTCATCGACTTCAAGAAGCAGCGCTTCCGCTGGGCCTATGGCGCCATCCAGATCATCAAGCACCACGCCAGCGCCCTGCTGCGCGGCAAGGGAAGCGAGCTGACCCGTGGCCAGCGCTATCACTTCCTGGCCGGCTGGCTGCCGTGGGTCGCCGATGGCATGAACATCTTCTTCACCGTCGGTGCCCTGCTGTGGTCAGCAGCGATGATCATCGTGCCGCACCGGGTCGACCCACCGCTGATGATCTTCGCCATCCCGCCGCTGGCGCTGTTCTTCTTCAAGGTCGGCAAGATCATCTTCCTCTACCGCCGCGCGGTGGGGGTAAACCTCAAGGATGCCTTTGCCGCGGCATTGGCAGGGTTGGCGTTGTCGCACACCATCGCCAAGGCGGTGCTGTACGGGTTCTTCACCAGCAGCATGCCGTTCTTCCGCACACCGAAGAATGCCGACAGCCATGGCTTGCTGGTGGCGATTTCCGAAGCCCGTGAAGAGTTGTTCATCATGTTGCTGTTGTGGGGCGCGGCACTGGGCATCTTCCTGGTGCAGGGGCTGCCGAGTTCGGACATGCGCTTCTGGGTGGCGATGTTGCTGGTGCAGTCGTTGCCGTATGTGGCGGCGTTGGTGATGGCGTTTCTGTCGTCGCTGCCCAAGCCCGCAGAGAAGGCCGTCGAAACGCAACAGGCTTGA
- the dapE gene encoding succinyl-diaminopimelate desuccinylase: MTAPAELSPTLQLACDLIRRPSVTPIDADCQAQMMNRLGAVGFQLEPMRFEDVDNFWATHGTQEGPVLCFAGHTDVVPTGPVQQWQHEPFEALIDADGMLCGRGAADMKGSLASMVIASERFVQDYPNHRGKVAFLITSDEEGPAHHGTKAVVERLKARNERLDWCIVGEPSSTTLLGDVVKNGRRGSLGAKLTVRGKQGHVAYPHLARNPIHLAAPALAELAAEHWDEGNAFFPPTSFQISNLNSGTGATNVVPGELTALFNFRFSTESTVEGLQARVSAILDKHELDWSVDWALSGLPFLTEPGDLLDAVAASIKGVTGRDTQPSTSGGTSDGRFIATMGTQVVELGPVNATIHQVDERILASDLDLLTEIYYQTLVRLLA, translated from the coding sequence ATGACGGCCCCTGCCGAGCTCTCGCCTACCCTTCAACTGGCCTGCGACCTGATCCGTCGCCCCTCGGTCACCCCCATCGATGCCGACTGCCAGGCACAGATGATGAACCGCCTGGGTGCCGTGGGCTTCCAGCTGGAGCCGATGCGCTTTGAAGACGTCGACAACTTCTGGGCCACACACGGTACCCAGGAAGGCCCGGTGCTGTGCTTCGCCGGCCATACCGACGTGGTCCCCACCGGCCCGGTGCAGCAGTGGCAGCATGAGCCGTTCGAGGCACTGATCGACGCCGATGGCATGCTCTGCGGCCGTGGCGCCGCCGACATGAAAGGCAGCCTGGCCTCGATGGTGATCGCCAGCGAGCGCTTCGTACAGGATTACCCCAACCACCGCGGCAAGGTCGCCTTCCTGATCACCAGCGACGAGGAAGGCCCGGCCCACCATGGCACCAAGGCCGTGGTCGAGCGCCTGAAAGCGCGCAACGAGCGCCTGGACTGGTGCATCGTCGGCGAGCCGTCGAGCACTACCCTGCTCGGCGACGTGGTCAAGAACGGCCGTCGCGGCTCGCTCGGCGCCAAGCTGACCGTGCGCGGCAAGCAAGGCCATGTGGCCTACCCGCACCTGGCGCGCAATCCGATCCACCTCGCTGCCCCGGCCCTGGCGGAACTGGCTGCCGAGCACTGGGACGAAGGCAATGCGTTCTTCCCGCCGACCAGCTTCCAGATCTCCAACCTCAACTCCGGCACCGGCGCCACCAACGTGGTCCCGGGCGAGCTGACCGCGCTGTTCAACTTCCGCTTCTCCACCGAATCGACCGTCGAAGGCCTGCAGGCGCGAGTCTCGGCGATCCTCGACAAGCACGAGCTGGACTGGTCGGTCGACTGGGCGCTGTCAGGCCTGCCGTTCCTCACCGAACCGGGCGACCTGCTCGACGCAGTGGCTGCCAGCATCAAGGGCGTCACCGGCCGCGACACCCAGCCGTCGACCAGCGGCGGCACCTCCGATGGCCGCTTCATCGCCACCATGGGCACCCAGGTGGTCGAGCTTGGCCCGGTCAACGCCACCATCCACCAGGTCGACGAGCGGATCCTGGCCAGCGACCTCGACCTGCTGACCGAAATTTACTACCAGACCCTGGTCCGGTTGCTCGCCTGA
- a CDS encoding putative RNA methyltransferase, translating to MLACPLCQAALSRLDNGVVCPAGHRFDRARQGYLNLLPVQHKNSRDPGDNQAMVEARRDFLDAGHYAPVARRLAELAAERQPGAWLDIGCGEGYYTAQIAQALPAAEGYALDISREAVKRACRRAPEVTWMVASMARVPLADASCQFIASVFSPLDWDEAKRLLSPGGGLMRVGPTSGHLMELREVLYDEVRPYADDKHLALVPEGMAHALSETLEFRLSLADRKARADLLAMTPHGWRASAEKRARVIEQPEPFEVTVSMRYDYFVRQH from the coding sequence ATGCTCGCCTGCCCCCTCTGCCAGGCAGCCCTGTCGCGGCTCGACAACGGCGTGGTGTGCCCGGCCGGCCACCGCTTCGACCGCGCCCGCCAGGGCTACCTGAACCTGCTGCCGGTGCAGCACAAGAACAGCCGTGACCCGGGCGATAACCAGGCCATGGTCGAAGCCCGCCGCGACTTCCTCGACGCCGGCCACTATGCCCCGGTGGCGCGCCGCCTGGCGGAGCTGGCCGCCGAGCGCCAGCCCGGCGCCTGGCTGGACATCGGTTGCGGCGAAGGCTACTACACCGCCCAGATCGCCCAGGCCCTGCCGGCTGCCGAGGGCTATGCCCTGGACATCTCCCGCGAAGCGGTCAAGCGCGCCTGTCGCCGGGCGCCCGAGGTCACCTGGATGGTCGCCAGCATGGCCCGCGTGCCATTGGCCGATGCCAGCTGCCAGTTCATCGCCAGCGTATTCAGCCCGCTGGACTGGGACGAGGCCAAGCGCCTGCTCAGCCCTGGTGGCGGCCTGATGCGCGTGGGCCCGACCAGCGGCCACCTGATGGAGCTGCGCGAAGTGCTTTACGATGAAGTACGCCCCTACGCCGACGACAAGCACCTGGCCCTGGTGCCCGAGGGCATGGCCCACGCCCTCAGCGAAACCCTCGAGTTCCGCCTGAGCCTGGCCGACCGCAAGGCCCGTGCCGACCTGCTGGCGATGACCCCGCACGGCTGGCGCGCCAGTGCCGAGAAGCGCGCCCGTGTGATCGAGCAGCCCGAGCCCTTCGAAGTGACGGTTTCCATGCGTTATGACTATTTCGTGCGCCAGCACTGA
- a CDS encoding cold-shock protein, with the protein MSSRETGNVKWFNDAKGYGFIQREGGADVFVHYRAIRGEGHRTLVEGQRVEYACVQGQKGLQAEDVVGL; encoded by the coding sequence ATGTCGTCTCGTGAGACTGGGAATGTTAAGTGGTTCAACGATGCCAAAGGTTATGGCTTCATTCAGCGCGAAGGTGGTGCGGATGTATTCGTCCACTATCGGGCGATCCGCGGTGAGGGGCATCGTACCCTGGTCGAAGGGCAGCGGGTGGAATACGCCTGCGTGCAGGGCCAGAAAGGCCTGCAAGCCGAGGACGTGGTAGGCCTCTGA
- the plsB gene encoding glycerol-3-phosphate 1-O-acyltransferase PlsB — translation MTRSPLRRLIFGALRRLMYLWVRSETINQSSLTLKLDRSRPVFYALPSPSLTDLAVVDRECTKAGLPRPVLPVAVGSLHEPAAFFYLTPDPDWLGRHDKRGAPPTLERLVAAISQHAEEDAQIIPVSVFWGQTPASENSPWKLLFADSWAVTGRLRRLLTVLILGRKTRVQFSAPIHLRELVQHNKGHERTVRMAQRLMRVHFRNLKTAVIGPDISHRRNLVKGLVHAPLVRQAIADEAQRENMPVAKAEAQALRYGNEIASDYTYTAIRFLEVVLSWFWNKIYDGIKVNHIEQVQGIAPGHEVIYVPCHRSHIDYLLLSYLLFRNGLTPPHIAAGINLNMPVIGGLLRRGGAFFMRRTFKGNPLYTAVFNEYLHTLFTKGFPVEYFVEGGRSRTGRMLQPRTGMLAITLRSFLRSSRTPIVFVPVYIGYERVLEGRTYLGELRGASKKKESIFDIFKVFGALKQRFGQVYVNFGEPIRLAGFLDEQQPGWREQELGPQYRPAWLNETTSRLGETVARHLNEAAAVNPVNLVALALLSTSRLALDERALTRVLDLYLALLRQVPYSAHTTLPEGDGQALIEHVRGMDLLAEQKDALGRILYLDEANAVLMTYYRNNVLHIFALPALLASFFLSSSRMSRELLGQYVHALYPYLQAELFLRWTPEQLDEVIDQWLAALVEQGLLRHENDLYMRPAPSSRQFVLLTLLARTITQTLQRFYMATSLLLNSGQNTLSAEALEDLCVMMAQRLSILHGLNAPEFFDKTLFRHFIQTLIEQGVLRPDGNGKLGYHDKLGELAEGAAKRVLSAELRLSIRQVALHRDEPADIIQG, via the coding sequence ATGACCCGTTCCCCCCTGCGCCGCCTGATCTTCGGCGCCCTGCGTCGCCTGATGTACCTGTGGGTGCGCTCCGAGACCATCAACCAGTCGTCCCTGACCCTCAAGCTCGACCGCAGCCGCCCGGTGTTCTATGCCCTGCCCTCGCCATCACTCACCGACCTGGCGGTGGTCGACCGTGAATGCACCAAAGCGGGGCTGCCGCGCCCGGTGCTGCCGGTGGCCGTCGGCTCGCTGCACGAGCCTGCGGCATTCTTTTACCTGACCCCGGACCCTGACTGGCTCGGCCGCCACGACAAGCGCGGCGCCCCACCGACCCTGGAGCGTCTGGTCGCCGCCATCAGCCAGCACGCCGAGGAAGACGCCCAGATCATTCCGGTCAGTGTGTTCTGGGGACAGACACCGGCCAGTGAAAACAGCCCGTGGAAGTTGCTGTTTGCCGACAGCTGGGCCGTGACCGGGCGCCTGCGCCGGCTGCTGACCGTGCTGATACTGGGGCGCAAGACCCGCGTGCAATTCTCCGCGCCGATCCACCTGCGCGAACTGGTGCAGCACAACAAGGGCCACGAGCGCACTGTGCGCATGGCCCAGCGCCTGATGCGCGTGCACTTTCGCAACCTCAAGACCGCAGTGATCGGCCCGGACATCTCGCACCGGCGCAACCTGGTCAAGGGCTTGGTGCATGCGCCCCTGGTCCGCCAGGCCATCGCCGACGAAGCCCAGCGCGAAAACATGCCCGTGGCCAAGGCCGAAGCCCAGGCGCTGCGCTACGGCAACGAGATCGCCTCGGACTACACCTATACCGCAATCCGCTTCCTCGAAGTGGTGCTGAGCTGGTTCTGGAACAAGATCTACGACGGCATCAAGGTCAACCACATCGAGCAGGTGCAAGGCATCGCCCCGGGCCACGAAGTCATCTACGTGCCCTGCCACCGCAGCCACATCGACTACCTGCTGCTGTCGTACCTGCTGTTCCGCAACGGCCTGACGCCGCCGCACATCGCCGCCGGCATCAACCTCAACATGCCGGTGATCGGCGGCCTGCTGCGCCGTGGCGGCGCCTTCTTCATGCGCCGTACGTTCAAGGGCAACCCGCTGTACACGGCGGTGTTCAACGAGTACCTGCACACCCTGTTCACCAAGGGTTTCCCGGTGGAGTACTTCGTCGAAGGTGGCCGCTCGCGCACCGGGCGCATGCTGCAGCCGCGCACCGGGATGCTGGCGATCACCCTGCGCAGCTTCCTGCGCTCGTCGCGCACACCGATCGTGTTCGTGCCGGTGTACATCGGCTACGAGCGCGTGCTGGAAGGCCGTACCTACCTCGGCGAACTGCGCGGGGCGAGCAAGAAGAAGGAGTCGATCTTCGACATCTTCAAGGTCTTCGGTGCACTGAAGCAGCGCTTCGGCCAGGTATACGTCAACTTCGGCGAGCCGATCCGCCTGGCCGGCTTTCTCGATGAGCAGCAACCCGGCTGGCGCGAGCAGGAACTGGGCCCGCAATACCGTCCGGCCTGGCTCAACGAGACCACCTCCCGCCTGGGCGAAACCGTGGCCCGCCACCTGAACGAGGCGGCGGCGGTCAACCCGGTCAACCTGGTGGCCCTGGCACTGCTCTCTACCAGCCGCCTGGCGTTGGACGAGCGCGCCCTGACCCGCGTGCTGGACCTGTACCTGGCCTTGCTGCGCCAGGTGCCTTACTCCGCGCACACCACCTTGCCCGAAGGCGACGGCCAGGCTTTGATCGAGCATGTCCGCGGCATGGACCTGCTGGCAGAACAAAAGGACGCACTGGGCCGCATCCTCTACCTGGATGAAGCCAACGCGGTACTGATGACCTATTACCGCAACAATGTCCTGCACATCTTCGCCCTGCCTGCGCTGCTGGCAAGCTTCTTCCTCAGCAGCTCGCGTATGAGCCGGGAACTGCTCGGCCAGTATGTGCATGCGCTGTATCCGTACCTGCAGGCCGAGCTGTTCCTGCGCTGGACGCCAGAGCAACTGGACGAAGTGATCGACCAATGGCTGGCAGCGCTGGTCGAACAGGGCCTGCTGCGCCATGAGAACGACCTGTACATGCGCCCGGCACCGAGCTCACGCCAGTTCGTGCTGCTGACCCTGCTCGCCCGCACCATCACCCAGACATTGCAGCGCTTCTACATGGCCACGTCCCTGCTGCTCAACAGTGGTCAGAACACCCTGAGCGCCGAAGCGCTGGAAGACCTGTGCGTGATGATGGCCCAGCGCCTGTCGATCCTGCATGGCCTCAACGCCCCGGAGTTCTTCGACAAGACCCTGTTCCGCCACTTCATCCAGACCCTGATCGAGCAAGGCGTGCTGCGCCCGGATGGCAACGGCAAGCTGGGTTATCACGACAAGCTCGGCGAACTGGCCGAAGGCGCGGCCAAGCGTGTGCTGTCGGCCGAGCTGCGCCTGTCGATCCGTCAGGTGGCGCTGCACCGTGACGAGCCGGCCGATATCATCCAAGGGTAG
- a CDS encoding YbaY family lipoprotein yields the protein MTQLKSFNVEIVSSGDNTLPRSGQVQLSLHDVSIADAPAISLAEMRLRCGGLMPINLQLTFDDKQIDPRRSYALGVRIEKDGQLLYINTSHHPIEPDTVSGTQRVTVDKVGTWVDGIHHGNLFEE from the coding sequence ATGACACAATTGAAATCATTCAATGTTGAAATCGTTTCTTCCGGCGACAACACACTGCCACGTTCCGGGCAAGTCCAACTGAGCTTGCATGACGTGTCGATAGCTGACGCGCCCGCCATCAGCCTTGCCGAAATGCGCCTGAGGTGCGGTGGCTTGATGCCGATCAACCTGCAGTTGACCTTCGATGACAAGCAGATCGACCCGCGCCGCAGCTACGCGCTCGGCGTGCGTATCGAGAAAGATGGCCAACTGCTGTACATCAATACCAGCCATCATCCGATAGAGCCTGACACGGTGTCCGGCACTCAACGGGTGACGGTGGACAAGGTAGGCACCTGGGTCGATGGCATTCATCACGGCAATCTTTTCGAGGAGTGA
- a CDS encoding YbaY family lipoprotein, protein MKKLFMLCCASLLAACSSQTPSTQASLDGEVFYLQRIALPPAATLSVELQDVSLMDAPAVTLARQAGPVKGNVPLPFHLTYDPAQVKPGHRYAVSARIELDGKLLFINTEHHGVTLDGSDQQPVRVKVDPVR, encoded by the coding sequence ATGAAAAAGCTCTTTATGCTGTGTTGCGCATCCCTGCTCGCAGCCTGTTCCAGCCAAACCCCGTCCACCCAGGCCAGCCTGGATGGCGAAGTCTTCTACCTGCAGCGCATCGCCCTGCCGCCTGCCGCCACCTTGAGCGTCGAGTTGCAGGATGTCTCGCTGATGGACGCCCCCGCCGTGACCCTGGCCCGCCAGGCCGGCCCGGTCAAAGGCAACGTGCCGCTGCCGTTCCACCTCACCTACGACCCGGCCCAGGTCAAGCCCGGCCACCGCTATGCGGTCAGCGCGCGGATCGAGCTGGATGGCAAGCTGCTGTTCATCAACACCGAACACCACGGCGTTACCCTCGACGGCAGCGACCAGCAGCCAGTGCGGGTCAAAGTCGACCCGGTGCGCTGA
- a CDS encoding DUF4197 domain-containing protein, whose amino-acid sequence MIRASLRFSTLCAGLLLSASALALSLGDLSQSDATGGLKDALTQGAQIAVKQLSTPGGFSNNPDVRIELPGNLGKAAKAMKMFGKGDQVDALEASMNKAAEAAVPQAQAILVDAVKKMTVTDAKGILSGGDDSATQYLNKSSREQIRAKFLPIVKQATDKVGVAQQYNAFAGQAKGLGLIKDDANIENYVTEKALDGLFEMIAKQEENIRQNPAQAATSLAKKVFGAL is encoded by the coding sequence ATGATTCGCGCCTCCCTGCGCTTCTCTACCCTGTGCGCCGGCCTGCTGCTTTCGGCCAGCGCCCTGGCCCTGTCGCTTGGCGACCTGAGCCAGTCCGACGCCACCGGCGGCCTGAAGGACGCCCTCACCCAGGGTGCGCAGATTGCCGTCAAGCAGTTGAGCACGCCAGGCGGCTTCAGCAACAACCCCGATGTGCGCATCGAGCTGCCTGGCAACCTCGGCAAAGCCGCCAAGGCCATGAAGATGTTCGGCAAGGGTGACCAGGTCGACGCCCTGGAAGCCAGCATGAACAAGGCCGCCGAAGCTGCCGTGCCGCAGGCCCAGGCAATTCTGGTGGATGCCGTGAAGAAGATGACCGTGACCGATGCCAAGGGCATCCTCAGCGGCGGTGACGACTCGGCGACCCAGTATCTGAACAAGAGCAGCCGCGAGCAGATCCGCGCCAAGTTCCTGCCGATCGTCAAGCAGGCCACCGACAAGGTCGGTGTCGCCCAGCAGTACAATGCCTTTGCCGGTCAGGCCAAGGGCCTGGGGCTGATCAAGGATGACGCCAACATCGAGAACTACGTGACCGAGAAGGCGCTGGATGGCCTGTTCGAGATGATTGCCAAACAGGAAGAGAACATTCGCCAGAACCCGGCACAGGCGGCTACCAGCCTGGCCAAGAAAGTCTTCGGCGCGCTCTGA